Proteins from one Chlorogloeopsis sp. ULAP01 genomic window:
- a CDS encoding glycosyltransferase, with protein sequence MKIIYVTTELSTGTGGGERMLYNILSKINLSRFSPVVVSLMDRGIWGDSIEALGIPVHTLGMKAGQPTLEATWQLIRTVRQHNPDLIQGWMYHGNFAAQLAGAFLFKKTPILWNIQCSLDSLTQLDNKMTATIVKSCAYLSRLTSKIVFVSQTSKVQHEALGYCQKKSYVIPNSCDTSLFKPLLEAKSSVRSELGLSENTLLIGLMGRYHPMKDHTNFLQAAAILLKEYSHTHFLLAGSGVNPENHTLQRLIEDLKIGDRIHLLGHRSDMPRLNAAVDIATSCSAFGEGWPLVVGEAMSCGVPCVVTNVSDSASIVGNTGRVVPPQNSEALAQAWKELIDIGSKGREALGKSARARIIEYFSLDSVVDQYEALYESVLSQNKLFEKFVVNLGR encoded by the coding sequence ATGAAAATTATTTATGTGACTACTGAACTCTCTACAGGTACAGGCGGGGGTGAAAGAATGCTTTACAACATCCTATCTAAAATCAATCTTTCCCGGTTTAGTCCTGTTGTGGTTTCTTTGATGGATCGGGGGATATGGGGCGATTCTATTGAAGCATTGGGTATTCCAGTTCATACGTTGGGAATGAAAGCAGGACAGCCGACATTAGAAGCCACTTGGCAATTAATTCGTACAGTACGGCAACATAATCCCGATCTGATTCAAGGCTGGATGTATCACGGTAATTTTGCTGCGCAATTAGCTGGTGCTTTTTTATTCAAGAAAACACCGATTTTATGGAATATTCAATGTTCACTTGATTCTTTGACTCAACTTGATAATAAAATGACCGCAACTATTGTTAAAAGTTGTGCTTATCTATCTCGGTTGACTAGCAAAATTGTGTTTGTTTCTCAAACTAGTAAAGTACAACATGAAGCTTTGGGATATTGCCAAAAAAAAAGCTACGTAATTCCTAATTCTTGTGATACTTCACTATTTAAACCATTGTTGGAGGCTAAATCAAGTGTTAGGTCAGAACTAGGTTTATCAGAAAATACTCTACTGATTGGATTGATGGGTCGCTATCATCCAATGAAAGACCATACAAATTTTCTTCAAGCTGCTGCTATTCTCTTAAAAGAATATTCTCATACCCATTTTCTTTTAGCTGGTTCTGGAGTCAATCCAGAGAATCATACTTTGCAACGTTTAATTGAAGATTTAAAAATTGGCGATCGCATCCACTTGTTAGGGCATCGCAGTGATATGCCTCGTCTTAATGCTGCTGTTGATATTGCTACTTCTTGTTCTGCTTTTGGAGAAGGATGGCCTTTAGTAGTAGGGGAGGCTATGTCTTGCGGTGTGCCTTGTGTTGTTACAAATGTGAGTGATTCAGCGTCGATTGTAGGTAATACAGGACGGGTAGTACCTCCACAAAATTCAGAGGCATTGGCTCAAGCTTGGAAAGAGTTAATTGATATTGGTTCAAAGGGCAGAGAAGCATTAGGAAAATCAGCACGAGCCAGAATAATCGAATACTTTTCTTTAGACTCAGTTGTTGATCAGTATGAAGCATTATATGAAAGTGTTTTGTCACAAAATAAATTATTTGAAAAATTTGTAGTCAATTTAGGGAGATAA
- a CDS encoding class I SAM-dependent methyltransferase encodes MKSNLDIKVVEGFGDEWSRFDQSTLSQAEHLEMFYEYFDIFPWYTLPKDAVGFDVGCGSGRWAKLVAPRVGKLHCIDPSSAALDVAKKNLSKMSNCEFHLAGVDHLPLENNSADFGYALGVLHHTPDPASGIKICVSKLKQSAPFLLYLYYKFDNRPLWFYLLWQITEPVRFLISRSPYSLRYLLSQIIAIFIYFPLAQGALLLEKLGFNVDSFPLSAYRNRSFYVMRTDALDRFGTKLEKRFTKKEIQKMMEDAGLERISFRNSAPYWCAIGYKK; translated from the coding sequence ATGAAATCTAACCTTGATATAAAAGTAGTCGAAGGATTTGGTGATGAATGGAGCAGATTCGACCAATCTACTCTTTCTCAAGCAGAACATCTAGAAATGTTCTACGAGTATTTCGATATCTTTCCTTGGTATACCCTGCCAAAAGATGCGGTTGGTTTTGATGTTGGATGTGGTAGTGGTAGGTGGGCAAAGTTAGTAGCTCCGAGAGTGGGTAAGTTACACTGCATAGATCCTAGTAGCGCTGCTTTAGATGTAGCTAAAAAAAATCTAAGTAAAATGTCAAATTGTGAATTCCATTTAGCAGGAGTTGATCATCTGCCTTTAGAAAACAATTCTGCCGATTTTGGTTATGCATTAGGTGTGCTGCATCATACTCCTGATCCTGCTAGCGGCATCAAAATTTGTGTTTCAAAACTTAAACAATCAGCTCCATTTTTGCTCTATTTATACTATAAATTTGATAATAGACCTTTGTGGTTTTACTTACTCTGGCAAATAACTGAGCCTGTTCGCTTTTTGATATCTCGTTCACCTTATTCACTTAGGTATTTACTTAGTCAAATCATTGCAATTTTCATTTATTTTCCCCTTGCTCAGGGTGCATTGCTGCTAGAAAAGCTTGGATTCAATGTAGATTCTTTTCCTCTTTCCGCGTATAGAAACAGAAGTTTTTATGTCATGCGGACTGATGCTTTGGATCGGTTTGGTACAAAATTAGAAAAGCGATTCACCAAAAAAGAAATTCAAAAAATGATGGAAGATGCAGGTTTGGAAAGAATCAGTTTTAGGAATTCTGCTCCTTACTGGTGTGCAATAGGTTACAAAAAATAG
- the asnB gene encoding asparagine synthase (glutamine-hydrolyzing) produces MCGITGFFNPSAQTSSEQMQVIVQAMSSTLVHRGPDDGGSWVDAEMGIALGHRRLAIVDLSPEGHQPMVSADDRYMIVFNGEIYNFLELRHELEQLGHRFRSHSDTEVMLASFSQWGLNGAIKRFNGMFAFALWDRQAQVLHLGRDRLGEKPLYYGWINQTLLFASELKALKAYPHFQAQINRDALTLFLRFSYIPAPYSIYEGIYKLPPGCVLTWNGIEPYSQPTSYWSVKETAHKGIAEPFIGSEQEAIAQLTALLQDAVKLRMVADVPLGAFLSGGIDSSTVIALMQAQSRQPVRTFSIGFNEDVYNEAQYAKEVARHLGTDHTELYVTPQEALAVIPKLPTLYDEPFSDSSGIPTFLVSQLAKQDVTVSLSGDGGDELFAGYNRYFWGRSIWQKIGWMPPKLRKDAVGVLTHISPLVKNSAFAGFSNLIPAKFKPLLLGDTLHKLSEILAVANPEMMYTHLVSHWKQPETLVRGGLELPTALSDRQCWANLPDFTQRMMYLDAVTYLPDDILVKVDRASMGVSLEGRIPLLDHRIVEFAWRLPLAMKIRNGQGKWLLRQVLYKYVPQNLIERPKMGFNIPIDSWLRGTLRDWAETLLDESRLRQEGFLNPQPIRQKWKEHLLGDRDWQYYLWDVLMFQAWLENN; encoded by the coding sequence ATGTGTGGTATAACTGGTTTTTTCAATCCCTCTGCACAAACTAGTTCTGAGCAAATGCAGGTAATTGTTCAGGCTATGTCCTCTACATTAGTTCATCGTGGCCCTGATGATGGAGGTAGCTGGGTTGATGCAGAGATGGGAATTGCCTTGGGGCATCGGCGACTGGCGATTGTAGATCTTTCACCAGAAGGACATCAACCGATGGTGTCTGCTGACGATCGCTATATGATTGTTTTTAATGGTGAGATTTACAACTTTTTAGAATTACGGCATGAACTCGAACAACTAGGACACCGCTTTCGCAGTCATTCTGATACTGAGGTGATGCTGGCTAGTTTTAGCCAATGGGGTTTAAATGGGGCAATTAAGCGCTTTAACGGGATGTTTGCCTTTGCTTTATGGGATCGGCAAGCACAGGTTTTGCATTTAGGGCGCGATCGCTTGGGTGAAAAGCCCCTTTATTACGGTTGGATCAATCAGACGCTGCTATTCGCTTCGGAATTAAAAGCTCTGAAAGCTTATCCCCATTTCCAGGCTCAAATCAACCGAGATGCTTTGACTTTGTTTCTCCGGTTTAGCTACATTCCTGCACCTTATTCAATCTACGAAGGCATCTATAAATTGCCACCTGGTTGTGTCCTCACCTGGAATGGTATAGAACCTTATTCTCAACCGACATCTTACTGGTCTGTTAAGGAAACTGCCCACAAGGGCATTGCTGAACCCTTCATAGGTTCAGAACAGGAAGCAATAGCACAGTTAACAGCTTTGCTACAAGATGCTGTGAAACTGCGAATGGTTGCAGATGTACCCTTGGGTGCTTTTCTCTCAGGAGGTATTGATTCTTCCACAGTCATAGCCCTGATGCAGGCTCAAAGTAGGCAACCCGTTAGAACATTTAGCATCGGTTTTAATGAAGATGTTTACAACGAAGCCCAGTATGCTAAGGAGGTAGCACGGCATCTAGGCACAGATCACACAGAACTTTATGTAACTCCACAAGAGGCACTTGCTGTTATCCCTAAGCTACCAACGCTTTACGATGAACCATTCTCAGATTCCTCTGGTATACCTACCTTTCTGGTATCGCAACTAGCTAAACAAGATGTAACAGTTAGTCTTTCAGGCGATGGTGGCGATGAACTGTTTGCAGGATACAATCGCTATTTCTGGGGTCGCAGTATTTGGCAGAAAATAGGGTGGATGCCACCAAAATTACGCAAGGATGCAGTTGGTGTTTTAACTCACATCTCACCCCTAGTGAAGAATAGTGCTTTTGCTGGCTTTAGCAACTTAATACCAGCTAAATTCAAACCACTTTTGCTTGGAGATACATTGCACAAGCTGAGTGAAATTTTGGCAGTTGCTAATCCTGAGATGATGTACACTCATCTGGTTTCCCATTGGAAACAACCAGAAACTTTAGTCAGAGGTGGTTTAGAACTACCTACAGCTTTAAGCGATCGCCAATGCTGGGCTAATTTACCCGACTTCACTCAACGGATGATGTATCTTGATGCAGTGACTTATTTACCCGACGATATCCTAGTCAAGGTAGATCGAGCCAGTATGGGTGTGAGTTTAGAAGGGCGGATACCACTATTAGATCACCGTATAGTAGAATTTGCTTGGCGTCTGCCGCTAGCTATGAAAATTCGCAACGGGCAGGGTAAGTGGCTACTGCGCCAAGTTTTGTATAAGTATGTTCCTCAAAATCTGATTGAGCGTCCGAAGATGGGATTCAACATTCCCATTGATAGCTGGCTACGTGGTACTTTGCGAGACTGGGCAGAGACACTGCTAGATGAAAGTCGGTTGCGGCAAGAAGGATTTTTAAACCCACAGCCGATTCGGCAGAAATGGAAAGAACATCTTTTGGGCGATCGCGACTGGCAATACTATCTATGGGATGTGCTGATGTTCCAGGCGTGGCTGGAAAACAACTAG
- a CDS encoding glycoside hydrolase domain-containing protein produces MERIGREDKPGTTNSIELYAARGEYEPFQIIIQAPPGGLKNVNVTVSNLYGKNQQIIPQQNITLYREHYVHVRYSSPKWGGTKNPPLNPGWYADGLIPFLDPVTGKPPKKADLKAVPFQLVAKQNQPIWGDIFVPRNTQPGQYTGKFTVTSSQGKVEGKILLKVWNFELPLKPSLNSSFSFWEAGTKSANEELLKHKLMPEDVNTEDKHELVNKWGLVSTNLGFWSKANIKNCQMVPAPSVKQLQTTASRYQPGLLLYNYTADEIDNCPNLYTTIKQWARNLHSAGIANLITMKPVPELYDDGLGNGRSAVDIWVLLPRMYDEARERVLYVLNKGNQVWSYNALVQDDYSPKWEIDFEPINFRIQPGFISQSLSLTGLLYWRIDLWTKDPWHDVQTFFADNHNYPGEGMLVYPGKQVGIEGVVPSMRLKWLREGVEDYEYIEILKKLARRDWALAVSRGVARDWKNWTRDPKVLESARHRLGEEIERLSSTSK; encoded by the coding sequence ATGGAAAGAATCGGACGAGAAGACAAACCAGGAACTACAAACTCTATTGAACTTTATGCGGCTCGTGGAGAATATGAACCCTTTCAAATCATCATTCAGGCACCACCAGGTGGTCTTAAAAATGTGAATGTTACGGTTTCAAATTTGTATGGTAAAAACCAACAAATCATACCCCAGCAAAATATTACACTTTACCGAGAGCATTACGTTCATGTTCGTTATTCCAGTCCTAAATGGGGAGGTACTAAAAATCCACCATTAAACCCTGGTTGGTATGCCGATGGACTTATTCCTTTTCTAGATCCAGTAACTGGAAAACCTCCTAAGAAAGCTGATTTAAAAGCAGTTCCATTTCAACTTGTTGCCAAACAAAATCAACCAATTTGGGGCGATATATTTGTACCTCGCAACACACAACCTGGACAATATACAGGCAAGTTTACTGTTACAAGTAGTCAAGGGAAAGTCGAGGGCAAAATACTCTTAAAAGTTTGGAACTTTGAACTACCTCTAAAACCATCGCTTAATTCTTCTTTTTCATTTTGGGAAGCTGGTACTAAAAGTGCTAATGAAGAACTCCTCAAACACAAGCTTATGCCTGAAGATGTGAATACGGAGGACAAACATGAATTAGTTAATAAGTGGGGGCTTGTTTCTACGAACCTTGGTTTTTGGAGCAAAGCGAATATTAAGAACTGCCAGATGGTTCCAGCTCCTTCTGTGAAGCAATTGCAGACAACTGCTTCGCGCTATCAGCCTGGCTTGTTGCTATATAACTACACGGCTGATGAGATTGATAATTGTCCAAATCTTTACACCACGATTAAGCAGTGGGCGCGAAATCTGCACTCGGCTGGGATTGCTAACCTCATCACTATGAAACCAGTACCTGAGCTTTATGATGACGGTTTAGGAAATGGGCGCTCTGCCGTAGATATATGGGTTTTGCTGCCGAGAATGTATGATGAGGCGCGAGAAAGAGTATTGTATGTACTTAATAAGGGAAACCAAGTTTGGTCTTACAACGCTTTAGTGCAAGATGATTACTCTCCAAAATGGGAAATAGACTTCGAGCCGATAAATTTCCGAATTCAACCAGGTTTTATCAGTCAGAGTCTCAGTCTCACAGGACTATTGTACTGGCGGATTGACCTATGGACTAAAGATCCTTGGCATGACGTTCAAACCTTCTTTGCTGACAACCACAATTATCCTGGTGAAGGAATGCTGGTTTATCCTGGCAAACAAGTAGGTATAGAAGGAGTTGTTCCTTCTATGAGACTTAAGTGGCTGAGAGAAGGAGTAGAGGATTACGAATACATCGAGATACTCAAAAAACTCGCTCGCAGAGATTGGGCGCTGGCAGTTAGTCGAGGTGTCGCTCGTGACTGGAAAAATTGGACACGCGATCCGAAGGTACTCGAATCTGCTAGACACCGATTAGGAGAGGAAATCGAGAGGCTTTCATCTACTAGCAAATGA
- a CDS encoding glycosyltransferase family 4 protein, translating to MNNATPKTVWHIGGEDVRLRIPLLLALRERGFHVGAVGSEDGVDFAVHDIPYFRYTLKREINPVADLYTRSQLFHLFTKYQPDIVHGFDTKPAIIAPVIAKKAKVPGIVRTITGMGYIFSSNSPLALALRPIYCHLQGKASAAGITVFQNPDDRQYFHEHGMVQNGCDDLVLGSGIDVEKFINDCPKPEVLANLRQELGLEGQLVVTMIARLVVAKGVREYLDAASMVRRLVKNVKFLLIGSLSSEGRQAVSIQEIQQKADDICYLGSRNDIGALLSLSDIFVLPSYYREGVPRVLLEAGAMKLPLITTNMPGCKEVVRDGWNGLLIPARNGKILATAIMQLLKSKEQRILMGNRSSLHIKENFCLKKVADSYTNIYYRALGAMHL from the coding sequence ATGAACAACGCTACACCAAAAACTGTTTGGCACATTGGAGGAGAAGATGTGCGGCTTCGGATTCCTTTATTGCTGGCGCTCAGGGAGAGAGGTTTCCATGTGGGGGCGGTTGGATCTGAAGATGGAGTTGACTTTGCAGTCCATGACATACCATATTTTCGATATACGCTGAAACGGGAAATAAACCCAGTTGCAGATTTATATACTCGTTCCCAACTTTTTCATTTATTTACTAAATATCAACCAGATATTGTGCATGGCTTCGATACAAAGCCAGCTATAATCGCACCAGTTATAGCGAAGAAGGCTAAAGTACCGGGAATAGTACGTACTATTACTGGGATGGGTTATATCTTTTCTTCTAATTCTCCCTTAGCACTTGCACTTAGACCTATATATTGTCATCTACAAGGAAAAGCATCTGCTGCGGGAATTACAGTCTTTCAGAATCCTGACGATCGCCAATATTTTCACGAGCATGGGATGGTGCAAAATGGTTGCGATGATTTAGTTTTGGGTTCGGGCATAGATGTAGAAAAGTTCATCAATGACTGCCCCAAGCCCGAAGTGTTGGCAAATCTTCGTCAAGAATTAGGGCTGGAAGGGCAGTTGGTAGTGACTATGATTGCGCGTCTTGTTGTTGCTAAAGGGGTGAGGGAATATCTAGATGCTGCTAGCATGGTGCGCAGATTAGTGAAAAATGTCAAATTTTTATTGATTGGTTCCTTATCTTCAGAAGGGCGACAAGCAGTTTCAATCCAAGAAATTCAGCAAAAAGCTGATGATATTTGCTATCTTGGCTCTCGCAATGACATTGGGGCGCTACTGTCTTTAAGCGATATTTTTGTCTTGCCTAGTTATTACCGTGAAGGTGTGCCACGGGTTTTGTTAGAGGCTGGTGCAATGAAACTTCCCTTGATTACAACAAATATGCCTGGTTGCAAGGAGGTTGTGCGAGATGGTTGGAATGGTTTGTTGATTCCTGCTCGGAATGGAAAAATTTTAGCTACGGCAATTATGCAACTTCTTAAGTCGAAGGAGCAAAGAATTTTAATGGGTAATCGTAGCAGTTTACATATCAAAGAAAACTTCTGTCTCAAAAAGGTAGCAGATTCTTATACAAACATTTACTACCGTGCTTTAGGAGCAATGCATCTATAG
- a CDS encoding methyltransferase domain-containing protein, translated as MNTEIEAIRQRYARREQIPKSSLDDPLNPFNYMSYEEKRRAFIHWINKSGLAPVQDKRVLEIGCGFGDNLLQFISLGFQPENLVGNELLEERVLKARCLLPTATQVLLGDALALDLEKNSFDVVLQATVFTSILDTKFQENLANHIWSLVKPGGGVLWYDFIFNNPNNSDVQGISIKRIYKLFPQSEIKIWRITLAPPLGRLVVRMHPNFYTLLNLMPCLRTHVLCWIKKS; from the coding sequence ATGAACACTGAAATTGAGGCTATTCGTCAGCGTTATGCTAGACGCGAACAAATTCCTAAATCATCTTTAGATGACCCATTAAATCCATTTAATTACATGAGTTATGAAGAAAAACGGCGAGCTTTCATTCACTGGATTAACAAGTCTGGTTTAGCACCTGTTCAAGATAAACGAGTATTAGAGATTGGTTGTGGTTTTGGAGATAATTTACTTCAATTTATATCTTTGGGTTTTCAGCCAGAAAACTTAGTAGGAAATGAACTTTTGGAAGAACGTGTTCTTAAAGCACGATGCTTACTTCCCACTGCAACTCAAGTTTTGCTTGGGGATGCCTTAGCTTTGGATTTAGAGAAAAATTCATTTGATGTTGTTTTACAAGCAACAGTATTTACTTCAATTTTAGATACAAAATTTCAAGAAAATTTAGCGAATCATATATGGTCGTTAGTTAAACCAGGAGGTGGAGTACTTTGGTATGACTTTATTTTCAATAATCCTAATAATTCAGATGTTCAAGGTATTTCAATTAAGCGAATTTACAAATTATTTCCTCAAAGTGAAATTAAGATATGGCGAATAACATTAGCACCTCCTCTTGGTCGGTTAGTTGTGAGAATGCATCCAAATTTTTACACTTTACTAAATCTAATGCCATGCTTACGTACTCATGTTTTGTGCTGGATTAAAAAGAGTTGA